From a region of the Streptomyces sp. NBC_00102 genome:
- a CDS encoding MarR family winged helix-turn-helix transcriptional regulator, whose amino-acid sequence MNDDLAPDGVAAALLASIGVLVRRVRHAPVEGGLAMPERTALSLLDRSEPTTSSALAREAQITAQAMGATLSGLRARGLVERQPDPEDGRRAVLTMTDAGRQALKDKRNARTELIARALTGGAFTQDELDRLAAAAPLLERLARNI is encoded by the coding sequence ATGAACGACGATCTGGCTCCGGACGGAGTCGCCGCGGCCCTTCTGGCGAGTATCGGTGTGCTGGTACGGCGGGTCCGCCATGCACCCGTCGAGGGCGGACTCGCGATGCCCGAACGGACCGCCCTGTCGCTCCTGGACCGCTCGGAACCCACCACCTCCTCCGCGCTGGCCCGGGAAGCACAGATCACCGCGCAGGCGATGGGGGCGACGCTCTCCGGGCTGCGCGCCCGCGGCCTGGTCGAACGCCAGCCGGATCCCGAGGACGGCAGGCGGGCGGTGCTGACGATGACCGACGCGGGACGGCAGGCGTTGAAGGACAAGCGAAACGCCCGGACCGAACTCATCGCCCGGGCGCTGACCGGGGGTGCGTTCACCCAGGACGAGCTGGACCGGCTCGCGGCGGCGGCACCGCTGCTGGAGCGGCTGGCCCGGAACATCTGA
- a CDS encoding YbhB/YbcL family Raf kinase inhibitor-like protein, which yields MTLLGRLLRNRRAGETHLSWNLPNLQGPGLFTLASEEFGPEGPLARTHCAKHVGGEDLSPHLEWTALPPGTAQLLLVVEDVDVPMAKPAVHCVALIDPATGHLPRGALAAKRPGSGVRPLRSTVGRGYHGPGPIKGHGPHRYVFQLYALAAPVGDVPGATPVDRARPRALLAGFTAPVLGRARLTGVYER from the coding sequence ATGACGCTGCTGGGCCGGCTCCTGCGCAACCGCCGAGCGGGCGAGACCCATCTGTCGTGGAACCTGCCGAACCTGCAGGGCCCCGGGCTGTTCACCCTCGCCAGCGAGGAGTTCGGCCCCGAAGGCCCCCTCGCCCGGACCCACTGCGCGAAGCACGTGGGCGGCGAGGACCTCTCCCCGCACCTGGAGTGGACCGCGCTCCCGCCCGGTACCGCGCAGCTCCTCCTGGTCGTGGAGGACGTCGACGTGCCCATGGCCAAGCCGGCGGTGCACTGCGTCGCGCTGATCGACCCGGCGACCGGACACCTCCCGCGCGGCGCCCTGGCCGCGAAACGGCCCGGCTCCGGAGTGCGCCCGCTGCGGTCCACCGTCGGACGCGGCTACCACGGCCCCGGGCCCATCAAGGGCCACGGACCGCACCGTTACGTCTTCCAGCTCTACGCCCTTGCCGCGCCCGTCGGCGACGTCCCGGGCGCCACGCCGGTGGATCGGGCGCGGCCCCGCGCCCTGCTGGCGGGCTTCACCGCGCCGGTCCTCGGCCGCGCCCGGCTCACCGGGGTCTACGAGCGCTGA
- a CDS encoding discoidin domain-containing protein gives MSVTRAAPGGRSLTALLASLACTVALGTVAALTGGGAGSAAAAEAPVLSPFAVAGRGAQVPFTELEAENAATTGSPIGPDRTYTTLPSEASGRRAVRLDAPGEYVEFTLTKPANAMTVRYSVPDNAAGTGITAPVALSLDGTKLKDLDFTSRYGWFYGSYPFTNTPGSQPHHFYDETRTLFGKTLAAGSKVRITLPSTSATPWAVVDLADFEQVAAPVTRPSGSLSVTDYGADASGAADSTSAFQQAVDAGKAQGKEVWIPQGTFKLTDHVVVDQVTLRGAGPWYSVLGGRHPTDRSRAAGIYGKYVSGGGYGGGVRPYEAGGPSRNVTLKDFAIIGEITERVDEDQVNAIGGAMSDSVVDDVWLQHTKVGAWMDGPMDNFHIRNSRILDQTADGVNFHWGVTHSSVENTFLRNLGDDGLAMWSDTKADTDNAFTGNTVVAPILANHVAIYGGKNISVTDNVLAESLTNGGALHVGNRFPGVSPGQGTDVQGTFTLARNTTIRAGNTDYGWPFPIGAVWFDARNSPIDKATINVTDTDILDSSYAAIHFVSGTTKNVNFTNVNIDGTGTFALQFNDPAQLSLTNVRATNIGFTDAVYSCLGSSLALTQGTGNSGWNTKLPATYCGPWPAANYDHGSTTPTPTPTPTPTPTPTPTPTPTPTPTGPTPDPGRNLALGRPVTATGYADVYAPAKAVDGDANSYWESVNRSFPQSLTVDLGSATTVGRVVLKLPSSWEARTQTLTVLGSADGSAFTTLTASKDYRFDPASGNTVTATLPAGSAPRYLRVTGTANTAWPAVQASEVEAYRS, from the coding sequence ATGAGCGTGACAAGAGCCGCACCCGGTGGACGGTCCCTGACCGCGCTGCTGGCCTCACTCGCCTGCACCGTGGCCCTGGGGACGGTGGCCGCCCTCACCGGGGGCGGCGCCGGTTCCGCGGCGGCGGCCGAGGCGCCCGTACTCTCGCCGTTCGCGGTGGCGGGGCGCGGGGCCCAGGTGCCGTTCACCGAGCTGGAGGCGGAGAACGCCGCGACCACCGGTTCACCGATCGGCCCCGACCGCACCTACACCACTCTTCCCTCCGAGGCCTCGGGCCGGCGCGCCGTGCGGCTCGACGCCCCGGGCGAGTACGTCGAGTTCACCCTGACCAAGCCGGCCAACGCCATGACGGTGCGCTACTCCGTGCCGGACAACGCGGCGGGGACGGGCATCACCGCGCCGGTCGCGCTCAGCCTGGACGGGACCAAGCTCAAGGACCTGGACTTCACGTCCAGGTACGGCTGGTTCTACGGCTCCTACCCGTTCACCAACACGCCCGGCAGTCAGCCGCACCACTTCTACGACGAGACCCGGACCCTCTTCGGGAAGACCCTGGCCGCCGGTTCGAAGGTCCGCATCACCCTTCCGTCCACCTCGGCCACCCCGTGGGCCGTGGTGGACCTGGCCGACTTCGAGCAGGTCGCGGCCCCGGTGACCCGGCCGTCCGGGTCGCTCTCGGTCACCGACTACGGCGCCGACGCGAGCGGCGCGGCGGACTCCACCTCCGCCTTCCAGCAGGCGGTCGACGCCGGGAAGGCGCAGGGCAAGGAGGTGTGGATCCCGCAGGGCACCTTCAAGCTGACCGACCACGTGGTCGTCGACCAGGTCACGCTGCGCGGCGCCGGTCCCTGGTACAGCGTGCTGGGCGGCCGTCACCCCACCGACCGGAGCCGGGCGGCGGGGATCTACGGCAAGTACGTCTCCGGCGGGGGTTACGGCGGCGGGGTCCGCCCGTACGAGGCCGGCGGGCCGAGCCGGAACGTCACACTCAAGGACTTCGCGATCATCGGCGAGATCACCGAGCGGGTGGACGAGGACCAGGTCAACGCGATCGGCGGCGCGATGAGCGATTCCGTCGTGGACGACGTGTGGCTGCAGCACACCAAGGTCGGCGCGTGGATGGACGGGCCGATGGACAACTTCCACATCCGCAACAGCCGCATCCTGGACCAGACCGCGGACGGAGTGAACTTCCACTGGGGCGTCACCCACTCGTCCGTGGAGAACACCTTCCTGCGCAACCTGGGTGACGACGGCCTGGCGATGTGGTCGGACACCAAGGCCGACACCGACAACGCCTTCACCGGGAACACGGTGGTGGCCCCGATCCTCGCCAACCACGTGGCGATCTACGGCGGCAAGAACATCTCCGTCACCGACAACGTTCTCGCCGAGAGCCTCACCAACGGCGGCGCCCTGCACGTGGGCAACCGCTTCCCCGGGGTCTCACCCGGTCAGGGGACCGATGTCCAGGGCACCTTCACCCTCGCGCGCAACACCACCATCCGGGCGGGGAACACGGACTACGGCTGGCCCTTCCCGATCGGCGCGGTCTGGTTCGACGCCCGCAACAGCCCGATCGACAAGGCGACGATCAACGTCACCGACACCGACATCCTGGACAGTTCCTACGCCGCCATCCACTTCGTCTCCGGCACGACGAAGAACGTCAACTTCACCAACGTGAACATCGACGGAACCGGAACGTTCGCGCTCCAGTTCAACGATCCGGCGCAGCTGTCGCTGACCAATGTGCGCGCCACCAACATCGGGTTCACCGACGCCGTCTACAGCTGCCTCGGCTCCTCGCTGGCGCTGACCCAGGGCACCGGCAACTCCGGCTGGAACACCAAGCTCCCGGCGACCTACTGCGGTCCCTGGCCGGCCGCCAACTACGACCACGGCTCCACGACCCCGACGCCCACACCCACCCCGACGCCCACACCCACACCCACACCCACCCCGACTCCTACACCCACACCCACCGGTCCGACCCCCGACCCCGGACGGAACCTCGCCCTGGGCAGGCCCGTCACCGCGACCGGGTACGCGGACGTCTACGCCCCGGCGAAGGCCGTCGACGGTGACGCCAACTCGTACTGGGAGAGCGTCAACCGGTCCTTCCCGCAGTCGCTGACCGTGGATCTGGGGTCGGCGACCACCGTGGGCCGGGTCGTCCTCAAGCTGCCGTCGTCCTGGGAGGCGCGTACCCAGACGCTGACGGTGCTCGGCAGCGCAGACGGCTCCGCCTTCACCACGCTGACCGCGTCGAAGGACTACCGCTTCGACCCGGCCTCCGGCAACACGGTGACCGCGACCCTGCCGGCCGGCTCCGCACCCCGGTACCTGCGGGTCACCGGTACCGCGAACACGGCCTGGCCCGCCGTCCAGGCCTCCGAAGTGGAGGCGTACCGCTCCTGA
- a CDS encoding glycosyl hydrolase, with amino-acid sequence MQASLVRPAAATVLAVALAVVGLGPAATPAAAATITAGAGSYTDTRPAGTSGPTNNTGAPVTPKLTEAAKNKPVPTNDWWTSLAYQRYGDNPYSTPMYGHPLTYQATSGGLEVGYPTTPSIVGDGRQYEYAHKADLTLGLSGLNSPDAKADDWSDWTVTPYWSDGTRTLRTTIGHGLPFVYAKGSGGDARITTASTPTVFTDNGNVLGITVAGHNYALFSPTGTDWTVSGTAITAPLGGKDYFSLAVLPSTDALATFRKYAFSFVTGSKVTWQSTGGTVRATYSLTTEAKEGTELGTLQALYRHQWLHTSDALTGYTYVSPRGTMKVREAASFTTSQKSSGVVPALPAASGVDTARLTGYLNEVANASDPFSGATDTYWTGKALGRLAQLVPVADQIGQTGIRDKLLDLMKGRLQEWFTAGGASEFSYDKDWKTLTGYPASYGSDTELNDHHFHYSYYVYAAAIVAQYDQAWAADSAWGTMVKNLIRDTANPSRTDSAFPFLRGFDVYAGHSWASGHQGFAAGNNQESSSESTNLSAALVLWGSATGDTSLRDLGSYLLTTESEAIEQYWFDTDQQVFPSSFGHDTVGMVWGSGAAYSTWWTANPEEIHGINTLPITGGSLYLGRDQATVKRNLAEMERENGGPAVEWRDLLWEFEALADPASAKSKWDAGNAGYTPEAGESKAHTYQWITTLDSLGAPDMSISGDIPTSAVFTKNGVNTYVAHNYGTTARTVTFTNGATLSVPARSTATGTGTGGGTTDPDPGTDPGTGTSTGNTFRLTSGGTLTTATDGAAGTDTIASADGLNRDGTPYKPTTYQIKNVNGTFSSGAATTFRLRVDAGTAVGLAPQVRVSYDLTGDGTFDRTETYRYFATDPVAGWEEYTQAVGAQATTGTLGNLTGGTVRLEIWNALGSAASQVQTGTDAAVLKIPYV; translated from the coding sequence ATGCAAGCCTCCCTCGTAAGACCCGCGGCCGCGACGGTCCTGGCCGTCGCCCTGGCCGTGGTGGGCCTGGGCCCGGCCGCGACCCCGGCGGCCGCGGCCACGATCACCGCGGGCGCCGGCAGCTACACCGACACCCGCCCGGCCGGTACCTCCGGACCGACCAACAACACCGGCGCGCCGGTCACCCCCAAGCTGACCGAGGCCGCCAAGAACAAGCCGGTGCCCACCAACGACTGGTGGACCTCGCTCGCCTACCAGCGCTACGGCGACAACCCGTACTCCACCCCGATGTACGGCCACCCGCTCACCTACCAGGCCACGTCCGGCGGGCTGGAAGTCGGTTACCCGACCACCCCCTCGATCGTCGGGGACGGCCGCCAGTACGAGTACGCCCACAAGGCCGACCTGACCCTCGGTCTCAGCGGGCTCAACTCGCCCGACGCGAAGGCCGACGACTGGTCCGACTGGACGGTCACCCCCTACTGGTCGGACGGCACCCGCACGCTGCGCACGACCATCGGGCACGGCCTGCCGTTCGTGTACGCCAAGGGCTCGGGCGGTGACGCGCGGATCACCACGGCGAGCACCCCCACCGTCTTCACGGACAACGGAAACGTCCTCGGCATCACCGTCGCCGGGCACAACTACGCACTGTTCTCGCCGACCGGCACCGACTGGACGGTCTCCGGAACCGCCATCACCGCCCCGCTCGGCGGCAAGGACTACTTCTCGCTCGCCGTACTGCCGTCCACCGACGCGCTCGCGACGTTCCGGAAGTACGCGTTCAGCTTCGTCACCGGCTCCAAGGTGACCTGGCAGTCCACCGGCGGTACGGTCCGCGCGACGTACAGCCTCACCACCGAGGCCAAAGAGGGCACCGAACTGGGCACCCTCCAGGCGCTCTACCGCCACCAGTGGCTGCACACCTCCGACGCGCTCACGGGCTACACCTACGTGTCCCCGCGCGGCACCATGAAGGTGCGGGAGGCCGCCTCCTTCACCACCAGCCAGAAGAGCTCCGGCGTGGTGCCGGCCCTTCCGGCGGCCAGTGGCGTGGACACCGCCCGACTCACCGGATATCTCAACGAGGTGGCGAACGCCTCCGACCCGTTTTCCGGGGCCACCGACACCTACTGGACCGGCAAGGCCCTCGGCCGCCTGGCCCAACTGGTTCCCGTGGCCGACCAGATCGGCCAGACCGGCATCCGGGACAAGCTGCTGGATCTGATGAAGGGCCGCCTCCAGGAGTGGTTCACGGCCGGCGGAGCGAGTGAGTTCAGCTACGACAAGGACTGGAAGACCCTCACCGGGTACCCCGCCTCGTACGGCAGCGACACCGAGCTGAACGACCATCACTTCCATTACAGCTACTACGTGTACGCGGCGGCAATAGTCGCCCAGTACGACCAGGCCTGGGCGGCCGACTCGGCCTGGGGCACCATGGTCAAGAACCTGATCCGTGACACCGCCAACCCGAGCCGTACGGACAGCGCATTCCCGTTCCTGCGCGGCTTCGACGTGTACGCGGGCCACAGCTGGGCCTCCGGGCACCAGGGTTTCGCCGCCGGCAACAACCAGGAGTCCTCCTCCGAGTCGACCAACCTGAGCGCCGCGCTCGTCCTGTGGGGATCGGCGACCGGTGACACCTCGCTCCGCGACCTCGGCAGTTACCTGCTGACCACCGAGTCGGAGGCGATCGAGCAGTACTGGTTCGACACCGACCAGCAGGTCTTCCCGAGCTCCTTCGGCCACGACACGGTCGGCATGGTCTGGGGCAGCGGCGCCGCGTACTCCACCTGGTGGACCGCGAACCCCGAGGAGATCCACGGCATCAACACCCTCCCGATCACCGGCGGTTCGCTCTACCTGGGACGCGACCAGGCGACCGTCAAGCGGAACCTCGCCGAGATGGAACGGGAGAACGGCGGCCCGGCCGTCGAATGGCGCGACCTGCTCTGGGAGTTCGAGGCGCTGGCCGACCCGGCGTCCGCGAAGTCCAAATGGGACGCGGGGAACGCGGGTTACACCCCGGAGGCGGGTGAGTCCAAGGCGCACACGTACCAGTGGATCACCACGCTCGACAGCCTCGGTGCCCCCGACATGAGCATCAGCGGGGACATCCCGACCTCCGCGGTCTTCACCAAGAACGGCGTCAACACCTACGTCGCCCACAACTACGGCACCACCGCCCGCACCGTCACCTTCACCAACGGCGCGACCCTCTCCGTACCGGCCCGCTCGACGGCCACCGGCACGGGCACCGGCGGCGGCACCACCGACCCGGACCCGGGCACCGACCCCGGTACGGGCACGTCGACCGGGAACACCTTCCGGCTGACGTCCGGCGGCACTCTCACCACCGCCACGGACGGCGCTGCCGGAACCGACACCATCGCCTCGGCGGACGGCCTCAACCGGGACGGCACTCCGTACAAGCCGACGACGTACCAGATCAAGAACGTCAACGGCACCTTCTCCTCCGGCGCCGCCACGACGTTCCGCCTCCGGGTCGACGCGGGCACGGCCGTCGGTCTCGCTCCCCAGGTCAGGGTCAGCTACGACCTCACCGGCGACGGCACCTTCGACCGCACCGAGACCTACCGCTACTTCGCGACCGACCCGGTCGCCGGGTGGGAGGAGTACACCCAGGCCGTGGGCGCGCAGGCGACCACCGGCACCCTGGGCAACCTCACGGGCGGAACCGTCCGCCTGGAGATCTGGAACGCCCTGGGGAGCGCCGCCTCCCAGGTGCAGACCGGCACGGACGCGGCGGTCCTGAAGATCCCGTACGTCTGA
- a CDS encoding LacI family DNA-binding transcriptional regulator produces the protein MPEQSPGSRPTLEAVAARAGVSRATASRVVNGGDGVRKPLVDRVRQAVEELQYIPNHAARTLVTRRTGAVAVVIAEPEIRIFSDPFFSRQLRGISKELAQHDTQLVLLIVEGPGDFGRIERYLSGGHVDGALAFSLHTDDPLPAITRRAGLPTVYGGRPSWTTPPGERTASYVDADNRGGARAAVQHLRDLGRQRIAYIGGPPDQTSALDRFDGYRDIQIDVDPTLVAEGAFTVESGARAMEELLERRPDLDAVFAANDLMASGALRVLGERGITVPGRVAVVGFDDMASVAEATVPPLTTVRQDVEGQGRLMARLLLRGLDRDRKGTEAPDSVITPTTLVRRASS, from the coding sequence TTGCCCGAGCAGTCCCCAGGTTCCCGGCCCACCCTGGAAGCCGTCGCGGCGCGCGCGGGTGTCTCCCGGGCCACCGCGTCCCGGGTCGTCAACGGGGGCGACGGTGTGCGCAAGCCTCTGGTGGACCGGGTGCGCCAGGCGGTCGAGGAGCTCCAGTACATCCCGAACCACGCGGCCCGTACTCTCGTCACCCGGCGGACCGGGGCGGTGGCCGTGGTGATCGCCGAGCCGGAGATACGCATCTTCTCCGACCCGTTCTTCTCCCGGCAGCTCCGGGGCATCAGCAAGGAACTCGCCCAGCACGACACCCAGCTGGTGCTGCTGATCGTGGAGGGGCCGGGAGACTTCGGCCGGATCGAGCGGTACCTCTCCGGCGGCCATGTCGACGGAGCCCTCGCATTCTCCCTGCACACGGACGACCCCCTGCCGGCGATCACCCGGCGGGCCGGGCTGCCCACCGTGTACGGCGGGCGGCCGAGCTGGACCACACCGCCCGGGGAGCGCACCGCGTCGTACGTGGACGCGGACAACCGGGGCGGGGCGCGGGCGGCCGTGCAGCACCTGCGGGACCTGGGGCGGCAGCGGATCGCGTACATCGGCGGACCGCCCGACCAGACCTCGGCCCTGGACCGGTTCGACGGCTACCGGGACATCCAGATCGACGTGGACCCGACGCTCGTGGCGGAGGGCGCGTTCACCGTGGAGTCCGGGGCGCGGGCCATGGAGGAGCTGCTGGAGCGGCGGCCCGACCTGGACGCGGTGTTCGCCGCCAACGACCTGATGGCCTCGGGCGCCCTGCGGGTCCTGGGCGAACGCGGCATCACGGTGCCCGGCCGGGTGGCCGTGGTCGGGTTCGACGACATGGCGTCCGTGGCCGAGGCGACCGTACCGCCGCTGACCACCGTCCGGCAGGACGTCGAGGGCCAGGGGCGGCTCATGGCCAGGCTGCTGCTGCGCGGCCTGGACCGGGACCGCAAGGGGACCGAGGCTCCGGACTCGGTGATCACCCCCACCACGCTGGTACGGCGTGCCTCGTCCTGA
- a CDS encoding MBL fold metallo-hydrolase, with protein sequence MTGAEFLTPLRTRLRSMRADAFGADPSGARLERIRRSPHFADGVFQNPVAAKTRPSGSTLEFAKIYFNKEQRARRGPAGNIPVHATTYADLARPSASGLRVTWMGHSSVLVEIDGSRVLFDPVWGDRCSPFDFAGPKRLHPVPLSLDALGPVDVVVISHDHYDHLDLPTIRALARTDTVFAVPLGVGAHLEHWGVSPTRLRELDWNETTEVAGLRLTATPARHFCGRGVRSGQHTLWASWAVEGAEHRIYHSGDTGYFPGFREIGAEHGPFDITMIQIGAYSEYWPDIHMTPAEGLRAHLDLQGGSPRGVLMPIHWGTFNLAPHPWAEPGEWTREAAAAIGQAGAFPIPGQPFEPSGELPAEPWWRSVGYVPDQEWPVPELSDDSSREALELVTED encoded by the coding sequence GTGACCGGCGCCGAATTCTTGACCCCTCTCCGCACCCGACTTCGTTCGATGCGTGCCGACGCGTTCGGGGCCGACCCCTCGGGTGCCCGGCTGGAGCGCATCCGGCGCTCGCCCCATTTCGCCGACGGAGTGTTCCAGAACCCGGTCGCGGCCAAGACCCGGCCCTCGGGATCCACCCTGGAGTTCGCGAAGATCTACTTCAACAAGGAACAACGGGCGCGCAGGGGACCCGCCGGAAACATTCCGGTGCACGCCACGACCTACGCCGACCTGGCCCGGCCGTCGGCTTCGGGACTTCGGGTGACCTGGATGGGCCATTCCAGCGTGCTCGTCGAGATCGACGGGAGCCGTGTGCTCTTCGACCCCGTATGGGGCGACCGCTGCTCCCCGTTCGATTTTGCGGGTCCCAAGCGCCTCCATCCCGTACCGCTGTCGCTCGACGCGCTGGGGCCCGTGGACGTCGTCGTCATCTCCCACGACCACTACGACCACCTCGACCTGCCGACGATCCGCGCTCTCGCCCGGACGGACACCGTCTTCGCCGTGCCGCTCGGTGTCGGCGCCCACCTGGAGCACTGGGGGGTGTCACCCACCCGGCTGCGCGAGCTGGACTGGAACGAGACCACGGAGGTGGCGGGCCTCCGGCTCACGGCGACCCCCGCGCGGCACTTCTGCGGGCGCGGCGTACGCAGCGGGCAGCACACCCTCTGGGCGTCCTGGGCGGTGGAGGGGGCCGAGCACCGGATCTACCACAGTGGTGACACCGGCTACTTCCCGGGCTTCCGCGAGATCGGTGCCGAGCACGGCCCGTTCGACATCACGATGATCCAGATCGGCGCCTACTCCGAGTACTGGCCCGACATCCACATGACGCCCGCCGAGGGCCTGCGCGCGCACCTCGATCTGCAGGGGGGCAGCCCCCGCGGTGTCCTGATGCCGATCCACTGGGGAACCTTCAACCTGGCCCCGCACCCGTGGGCGGAGCCGGGGGAGTGGACCCGGGAGGCCGCGGCCGCGATCGGCCAGGCGGGCGCCTTCCCCATTCCGGGGCAGCCCTTCGAGCCCTCCGGTGAACTGCCGGCCGAACCCTGGTGGCGGTCCGTGGGCTACGTACCCGACCAGGAGTGGCCCGTTCCCGAGCTTTCGGACGATTCCTCGCGCGAGGCCCTCGAACTCGTGACGGAAGACTGA
- a CDS encoding beta-1,3-glucanase family protein produces the protein MVSRRSFLTAAGATAAAATVLSPLSPFASKASAASAPLPISLQNNSGNNTVYAYISGTDSSGWPVFVSANGALNRLPNPSSAVTPIADYAIPLGASGSAATKVNLAGFIIGGRVWFSVGQKLKFFVNPGTVPGVVQPALTSSDPNWATNWTFCEFTFNSANLYANISYVDMVGLPVSMSSTGSSGTQTVSPLPNGALASIASGLQSQHATDGAPWDKLVVNDSSGGVLRVLAPSHSPVDFGNYWDDYLNRVWSHYTTTPLTLNGQGSIGSYTGTVSGGAFVFAGLNTNGVPFTKPSAVDIFGCASGPLYNSGGDARGAIAARLSAALNRSSLLVSGGNNNPDGVSASQYYTDPITNHYARLVHKYASIGYAFPYDDVGPTNSAPVDGHIQDGNPTSWTISLGAGTGSGTTPPGGGTGTGTSAYNTIQAESYSAQSGTTTEACSDTGGGQDVGYIANGDWLKYSSLDFGSASPFQFKARLASGAAAGVSGAIKVRLDSTTGPQIAEINFSSSGGWQTWQTVPANIIASATGVHDVYLVFSGSSSDFLNLNWFTFTK, from the coding sequence GTGGTTTCTCGGCGTTCCTTCCTCACCGCGGCCGGCGCGACCGCTGCGGCGGCTACCGTCCTTTCCCCGCTGTCGCCGTTTGCCTCCAAGGCATCGGCGGCCAGCGCCCCGCTCCCGATCTCGCTCCAGAACAACTCCGGAAACAACACCGTCTACGCGTACATCTCCGGTACGGACAGCAGCGGTTGGCCGGTGTTCGTCTCCGCGAACGGCGCCCTGAACCGGCTGCCGAACCCCTCCTCGGCGGTGACCCCGATCGCCGACTACGCCATCCCGCTGGGCGCCTCCGGCTCGGCGGCGACCAAGGTGAACCTGGCCGGCTTCATCATCGGCGGCCGGGTCTGGTTCTCGGTCGGCCAGAAGCTCAAGTTCTTCGTGAACCCGGGCACGGTGCCGGGCGTGGTCCAGCCCGCCCTGACCAGCTCCGACCCCAACTGGGCGACGAACTGGACGTTCTGCGAGTTCACCTTCAACAGCGCCAACCTGTACGCCAACATCTCCTACGTCGACATGGTCGGCCTGCCGGTCTCCATGTCCAGCACCGGCAGCTCCGGCACCCAGACGGTCAGCCCGCTCCCCAACGGCGCGCTCGCCTCCATCGCCTCCGGCCTCCAGTCCCAGCACGCCACCGACGGCGCGCCCTGGGACAAACTGGTCGTCAACGACTCCTCCGGCGGGGTACTGCGCGTCCTCGCGCCCTCGCACTCCCCGGTGGACTTCGGCAACTACTGGGACGACTACCTGAACCGGGTGTGGAGCCACTACACCACCACTCCCCTGACCCTGAACGGCCAGGGCAGCATCGGCTCGTACACCGGCACCGTCTCCGGCGGCGCCTTCGTCTTCGCCGGCCTGAACACCAACGGCGTCCCGTTCACCAAGCCCAGCGCAGTCGACATCTTCGGCTGCGCTTCCGGCCCGCTCTACAACTCCGGCGGCGACGCCCGCGGCGCCATCGCGGCCCGGCTGTCCGCCGCGCTCAACCGCAGCAGCCTGCTGGTCTCCGGCGGCAACAACAACCCCGACGGCGTGTCCGCGTCCCAGTACTACACGGACCCCATCACCAATCACTACGCCCGGCTCGTCCACAAGTACGCGAGCATCGGCTACGCCTTCCCGTACGACGACGTCGGCCCCACCAACTCCGCGCCCGTCGACGGCCACATCCAGGACGGCAACCCCACGTCGTGGACCATCTCGCTGGGCGCGGGCACCGGTTCGGGCACCACACCCCCGGGCGGCGGCACGGGCACGGGCACGAGCGCCTACAACACCATCCAGGCCGAGTCCTACTCGGCCCAGAGCGGCACCACCACGGAGGCATGCTCCGACACCGGCGGCGGTCAGGACGTCGGGTACATCGCCAACGGCGACTGGCTCAAGTACTCGTCCCTGGACTTCGGTTCGGCTTCGCCGTTCCAGTTCAAGGCCCGGCTCGCGTCGGGCGCCGCAGCGGGTGTGAGCGGCGCGATCAAGGTGCGTCTGGACAGCACCACCGGCCCCCAGATCGCGGAGATCAACTTCTCCAGCAGCGGCGGCTGGCAGACCTGGCAGACCGTCCCCGCCAACATCATCGCCTCCGCGACCGGTGTCCACGACGTCTACCTGGTCTTCTCCGGCAGCAGCTCCGACTTCCTCAACCTCAACTGGTTCACCTTCACCAAGTGA
- a CDS encoding PPOX class F420-dependent oxidoreductase, protein MTSLDSAQEDLLRLVGASHDGVLVTLRKNGRPQLSNVNYAYDAEARTIRVSVTEDRAKTRNLRRDPRASFHVTSENRGAWTVVDGTAELTPPAADPQDATVEALITLYRDVLGEHPDWDDYRQAMVRDRRVVVTLRVEHVYGQPGA, encoded by the coding sequence ATGACGTCTCTCGATTCCGCTCAGGAAGACCTCCTGCGACTCGTCGGTGCCTCGCACGACGGGGTGCTCGTGACGCTGAGGAAGAACGGCCGCCCCCAGCTGTCGAACGTGAATTACGCCTACGACGCCGAAGCCCGGACGATTCGGGTCTCGGTGACCGAGGACCGGGCGAAGACGCGGAACCTCCGCCGCGATCCCCGGGCGAGCTTCCACGTGACGAGCGAGAACCGGGGAGCGTGGACCGTCGTGGACGGGACGGCCGAACTGACGCCGCCCGCCGCCGATCCGCAGGACGCCACCGTCGAAGCGCTGATCACCCTCTACCGGGACGTTCTCGGCGAGCATCCGGACTGGGACGACTACCGGCAGGCGATGGTGCGTGACCGCAGGGTCGTCGTCACCCTGCGTGTCGAGCACGTGTACGGGCAGCCGGGTGCCTGA